A window of the Clostridiisalibacter paucivorans DSM 22131 genome harbors these coding sequences:
- a CDS encoding FtsX-like permease family protein yields the protein MLSKLAIGNVKKSFKDYTIYFLTLVFAVCIFYMFNSIESQRELMEATKTKNEAMELLVAILSYMSMFVSVVLGFLIVYANNFLIRRRKKELGIYMTLGMEKSSISLILILETLFIGIFALIVGLIAGIFLSQIMSIFTAKMFEADMTSYKFIFSLKASMKAILYFGIIFLVVMVFNFISVSKGKLIDLLYAENKNETFKTKNIFMSLILFVLSVISLGISYYLILTNGMLDLNRYFTFSIVFGVIGTLLFFMSLSGFILKFVQNNKGLYFRKLNIFILRQLNSKINTNYISMSVICIVLLFSIGTLSSGMSLNNVLSQTLKKGTPFDNSFFLYRDTGKNIYEGIDKEYPLGDKVKEYEQYNIYKAEQTYDKILSPDYKDSNYEIMGNEKIDVISISDYNNILKMQGKEPITLDKDEYAISCSSKEILDLLKYTIENDINISINGKTLKLGIKDVLETTFDNNVIASNMGTVIVNDKLIDGLYLDSSVLNINYKDTVDPVEIDEAMDKINKKYYEEDNKQEAPFLFYISKLATYTQAVSTKTIVTFIAIYLGLVFLVACVAILALQQLSEAADNKKRYDLLRKIGTERSMINSALFTQIFIYFLMPLSLAIVHSIVGLSAVNDVIKIFGKVDLWHSILATTGFFVVIYGGYFIATYFGCKNIIIKN from the coding sequence ATGTTATCTAAACTTGCCATAGGAAATGTAAAAAAAAGTTTTAAAGACTATACTATATATTTTTTAACCCTTGTTTTTGCAGTATGTATATTTTATATGTTTAATTCAATAGAATCTCAAAGAGAATTAATGGAGGCTACAAAGACTAAAAATGAAGCTATGGAGTTATTAGTAGCAATACTTAGTTATATGTCTATGTTTGTATCAGTGGTATTGGGATTTTTGATAGTTTATGCAAATAATTTTTTGATTAGACGAAGGAAAAAAGAGTTGGGGATATATATGACTCTCGGTATGGAGAAAAGCTCAATATCACTGATTCTAATTCTAGAGACATTATTTATTGGCATATTTGCTTTGATTGTAGGATTAATAGCAGGCATATTTTTGTCCCAGATTATGTCCATATTCACAGCAAAAATGTTTGAAGCAGACATGACATCTTATAAATTTATATTTTCTTTGAAGGCCAGTATGAAGGCCATATTGTATTTTGGAATAATATTTTTAGTTGTAATGGTATTTAATTTTATATCAGTAAGTAAAGGTAAATTGATTGATTTATTATATGCAGAAAACAAAAACGAAACATTTAAGACAAAAAATATATTTATGTCATTGATATTGTTTGTATTATCAGTTATAAGTCTGGGCATTTCTTACTATCTCATATTGACAAATGGTATGCTTGATTTAAATAGATATTTTACATTTAGTATTGTCTTTGGTGTAATAGGAACACTATTGTTTTTCATGTCATTATCAGGATTTATATTGAAATTTGTTCAAAATAATAAAGGACTATATTTTAGGAAACTAAATATATTTATTTTAAGACAATTAAATAGTAAGATTAATACCAACTATATTTCCATGAGTGTAATATGTATAGTCTTACTTTTTAGTATAGGTACTTTATCAAGTGGTATGAGTTTAAATAATGTCCTTTCTCAAACATTAAAAAAAGGGACCCCCTTTGACAATAGCTTCTTTTTATATCGTGATACAGGAAAAAATATATATGAAGGTATAGATAAGGAATATCCCCTTGGCGATAAAGTAAAGGAATATGAACAGTATAATATATATAAGGCAGAACAAACATATGACAAAATATTGTCACCTGACTATAAAGATAGTAATTATGAGATTATGGGAAATGAAAAAATAGATGTAATTAGTATTAGTGATTATAATAATATTCTTAAAATGCAAGGGAAAGAACCAATTACACTTGATAAAGATGAATATGCAATAAGCTGTTCCAGTAAAGAAATATTAGATTTATTAAAATATACTATAGAGAATGATATTAATATATCAATCAATGGGAAAACTCTAAAATTAGGTATAAAAGATGTATTGGAAACAACATTTGATAATAATGTAATAGCTTCAAATATGGGAACAGTTATTGTAAATGACAAATTAATAGATGGACTTTATTTGGATAGCTCTGTATTGAATATTAATTACAAAGATACCGTTGACCCCGTAGAAATTGATGAAGCTATGGATAAAATCAATAAGAAATATTATGAAGAAGATAATAAACAAGAAGCACCATTTCTTTTCTATATCTCAAAATTAGCCACGTATACTCAGGCGGTGTCTACAAAGACCATAGTGACCTTTATTGCTATTTATCTTGGACTTGTATTTTTAGTAGCCTGTGTTGCAATCCTTGCACTCCAACAATTATCTGAGGCTGCAGATAATAAAAAGAGATATGATTTATTAAGAAAAATAGGTACAGAAAGGTCTATGATTAATAGTGCTTTATTTACACAAATATTTATATATTTCTTGATGCCTTTGAGTCTTGCTATTGTTCATTCAATTGTGGGATTGTCAGCAGTTAATGATGTGATTAAAATATTTGGTAAGGTAGATTTATGGCATAGTATACTTGCTACAACTGGGTTCTTTGTAGTAATATATGGAGGGTATTTCATAGCAACTTATTTTGGCTGTAAAAATATAATAATAAAAAATTAA
- a CDS encoding flavocytochrome c yields the protein MKSNRKAKRIISAVLCIMLVALTAACGSQPAEETAAMFKAGTYTATTDAHNGELNVEVTVDENTIKEVKVIEHKESPGISDPAIERIPKAIVDEQSLAVDTISGATVTSDAIIVAVTEALKQADADIEALKVKKEDEKGSKETKEYTTDVVVIGGGGAGLAAAVTAHENGAEVLVLEKMPRLGGNTILSGGAYNAVDPGRQSKQEIEDSIEKYYTQTYEGGDKAGNPELIKTLVEGAYPGIEWLEGLGMEFNDEVFTVLGGLWPRAHKPSAPLGTGFIDTYSNYIEENDGIEVLLDTEAKELMMDDDRVVGVKARGIEGDVIVNSNKAVVIAAGGFGANVEMRNQYNEIWPDLTNINTTNHPGATGDGLVMAEGIGANLVGMENIQLLPMGDPETGSLSGNIEQGVENRIFVNKSGNRFVDEGARRDVMTQALMEQEDSFMWVIVDKHSYPTEDTTNNFNETIAELLEQGRAYKGETLEELAEKIDVDADNLVKSVEEFNKAVEKGEPDAFGRTLFADKLDAPPYYAGGRVPTVHHTMGGIEINTKAQVLDKDGNIISGLYAAGEATGGIHGTNRLGGNALADITVFGRIAGENAAKEK from the coding sequence ATGAAAAGTAATAGAAAAGCAAAAAGGATAATTTCTGCGGTACTATGTATTATGTTAGTTGCATTGACAGCTGCTTGTGGGTCTCAACCTGCTGAAGAGACAGCAGCCATGTTTAAAGCAGGAACTTATACTGCGACAACTGATGCACATAATGGAGAGTTAAATGTTGAGGTTACAGTTGACGAAAACACAATTAAGGAAGTAAAGGTAATTGAACATAAAGAGAGTCCTGGCATATCAGATCCAGCAATAGAAAGAATACCAAAGGCTATTGTAGATGAACAAAGTTTGGCAGTGGATACTATATCTGGTGCTACTGTGACAAGCGATGCTATTATTGTAGCAGTAACAGAGGCATTAAAGCAAGCCGATGCTGATATTGAGGCACTAAAGGTAAAAAAAGAGGATGAAAAGGGATCAAAAGAGACTAAAGAATATACAACTGATGTAGTTGTTATCGGTGGTGGAGGAGCAGGATTGGCAGCAGCAGTAACTGCCCATGAAAATGGTGCCGAGGTGTTAGTACTTGAGAAAATGCCAAGGCTTGGAGGAAATACAATCCTTTCTGGTGGGGCATACAATGCAGTAGATCCTGGAAGGCAATCAAAACAGGAGATTGAAGACTCTATAGAAAAATATTATACTCAGACATATGAGGGAGGAGATAAGGCTGGTAACCCTGAATTGATAAAAACCCTTGTAGAGGGAGCATATCCGGGTATTGAATGGCTTGAAGGGTTAGGCATGGAATTCAATGATGAAGTATTTACAGTCTTAGGTGGTCTATGGCCAAGGGCACATAAACCTTCTGCACCATTGGGAACTGGTTTTATAGATACATATTCAAATTATATTGAGGAAAACGATGGCATTGAGGTATTGCTCGATACAGAAGCAAAGGAACTTATGATGGACGATGATAGAGTCGTAGGAGTAAAGGCAAGGGGTATAGAAGGAGATGTCATTGTTAATTCAAATAAAGCTGTAGTCATTGCAGCTGGTGGATTTGGAGCCAATGTTGAAATGAGAAATCAATACAATGAAATTTGGCCTGACCTTACTAATATAAATACAACTAATCATCCAGGGGCTACAGGAGATGGATTAGTTATGGCTGAAGGTATAGGAGCAAATTTAGTTGGAATGGAAAATATTCAGTTGCTTCCAATGGGAGATCCTGAAACTGGAAGTCTCAGTGGTAATATCGAACAAGGTGTTGAGAATCGTATATTTGTTAATAAAAGTGGTAACCGTTTTGTAGATGAAGGAGCCCGTAGAGATGTAATGACACAGGCGTTAATGGAACAAGAAGATTCCTTTATGTGGGTAATAGTGGATAAACATTCTTATCCAACAGAGGATACTACAAATAACTTCAATGAAACAATTGCTGAACTTTTAGAACAAGGAAGGGCATATAAAGGAGAAACACTGGAAGAATTGGCAGAAAAAATAGATGTAGATGCCGATAATCTTGTTAAATCAGTAGAAGAATTTAATAAAGCAGTAGAAAAAGGAGAACCAGATGCCTTTGGAAGGACATTATTTGCAGATAAATTAGATGCACCTCCTTATTATGCAGGTGGTCGTGTGCCAACAGTACATCATACAATGGGTGGAATTGAAATCAATACGAAGGCACAAGTATTAGACAAAGATGGCAATATAATATCTGGACTATATGCAGCTGGTGAGGCTACAGGTGGTATTCATGGTACAAATCGTCTAGGTGGCAATGCATTAGCAGATATAACTGTATTTGGAAGAATAGCTGGTGAAAATGCTGCAAAGGAAAAATAA
- a CDS encoding ABC transporter ATP-binding protein, producing the protein MAKVLEVENIEKYYGNKKYMTKALNKVSFSVDNGEFVGIMGASGSGKTTLLNCVSTIDTVTAGHIYIDGKDITTLKSKKLSQFRREQLGFIFQDYNLLDTLTAYENIAIALTIMKYPAKEIDNKVMNMAEKLEIMEVLKKYPYQMSGGQKQRVASARAMITGPKLILADEPTGALDSKSSRILLESFEKLNDEEGATILMVTHDAFAASYSKRILFLKDGKIFTELIRGNDSRKEFFNRIIDVVTLLGGDNSDVI; encoded by the coding sequence ATGGCAAAAGTGTTAGAAGTGGAAAATATTGAAAAATATTATGGTAATAAAAAATACATGACCAAGGCATTAAATAAGGTAAGCTTTTCTGTTGACAATGGAGAGTTTGTTGGGATTATGGGGGCTAGTGGCAGTGGTAAGACTACTCTTTTAAACTGTGTATCTACAATAGACACTGTAACTGCTGGTCATATATATATAGATGGAAAAGATATTACTACATTAAAGAGCAAAAAACTTTCACAATTTAGGAGAGAACAATTGGGGTTTATATTTCAAGACTACAATCTTTTAGATACACTTACAGCATATGAAAATATTGCAATTGCCCTTACTATAATGAAATATCCTGCAAAAGAGATTGATAATAAGGTTATGAATATGGCAGAAAAGCTTGAAATAATGGAAGTGTTGAAAAAATATCCATATCAAATGTCAGGTGGGCAGAAACAAAGGGTGGCATCTGCTAGAGCAATGATAACTGGACCGAAACTTATACTTGCAGATGAGCCAACAGGTGCTTTAGACTCCAAATCTTCAAGGATATTGCTTGAAAGTTTTGAGAAATTAAATGATGAAGAAGGTGCTACTATTCTAATGGTGACTCATGATGCCTTTGCTGCCAGTTATTCTAAGAGGATACTTTTCTTAAAAGACGGAAAGATTTTTACTGAATTAATTAGAGGAAATGATTCGAGAAAAGAGTTTTTTAATAGAATAATTGATGTTGTAACATTATTAGGGGGCGATAACAGTGATGTTATCTAA
- a CDS encoding GGDEF domain-containing protein, with amino-acid sequence MNDKNVQLENKLFRIIVLLAIVVSVITIVLNIAIGFSLYVNIKWAFIIILSSIVIKSMKSPLLIKYLKLIYFLVIIFVIIPYGWIDSGGSSNNTIAYIFIVMICITFFFHKRLRKLLIIMLISSFTILFSLEYYYPEIMRVHSSNQQFYDRLVQIPLTLLGGYLLLKQFADAYNEEKEKLNEYSEELKKLNKQLELIANTDGLTGLYNRRIFDSRLKEIILEKRYIYEEIHIILFDIDNFKGINDTYGHSTGDEVIYKLGKITQAIMPQTSIISRWGGDEFAIIFFGNAVEVKSHILKLHKKAREIQIEGNRVITVSIGITQILEKDNTKDVFKRVDLALYESKNRGKDMYIFL; translated from the coding sequence ATGAATGATAAAAATGTTCAATTAGAGAACAAATTATTCAGAATAATTGTATTATTAGCTATAGTGGTATCTGTAATTACTATTGTGTTGAATATAGCCATTGGATTTTCTCTATATGTAAACATAAAATGGGCATTTATTATTATATTATCTAGTATTGTCATCAAGTCTATGAAATCACCATTATTAATAAAATATTTAAAGTTAATTTATTTTTTAGTTATTATATTTGTAATTATCCCATATGGTTGGATTGATTCAGGGGGGAGCAGTAATAATACCATAGCATATATATTTATAGTGATGATTTGTATAACTTTTTTCTTTCATAAAAGATTAAGAAAATTGCTTATTATTATGTTAATTTCAAGTTTTACAATTCTATTTTCATTAGAATATTATTATCCTGAGATAATGAGGGTACATAGTTCTAACCAACAATTTTATGATAGACTGGTGCAGATACCATTAACTTTGTTGGGAGGATATTTGTTATTAAAACAGTTTGCCGATGCATATAATGAGGAAAAGGAAAAACTTAATGAATATAGTGAGGAATTAAAAAAGCTGAATAAACAGCTTGAGCTAATAGCTAATACAGATGGACTTACTGGATTATATAATAGAAGAATTTTTGATTCAAGACTAAAAGAAATTATATTAGAAAAAAGATATATTTATGAAGAAATACATATAATATTATTTGATATAGATAATTTTAAAGGCATCAATGACACATATGGACATAGCACAGGAGATGAAGTTATATATAAGCTAGGAAAAATAACCCAAGCTATTATGCCACAAACCAGTATTATATCAAGGTGGGGCGGAGATGAATTTGCTATTATATTTTTTGGAAATGCAGTTGAAGTAAAGTCACATATACTGAAATTACATAAAAAGGCAAGGGAGATACAGATAGAAGGAAATAGAGTCATTACAGTAAGTATTGGTATAACCCAGATTTTAGAGAAGGACAATACAAAGGATGTATTTAAGAGGGTAGATTTAGCTCTCTATGAATCTAAAAACAGAGGGAAGGATATGTATATATTTTTGTAA
- a CDS encoding RidA family protein: MKKIIDTKKAPAAIGPYSQGTIVDGLIFVSGQLPINPNTGAFVAGGIKEQTNQSLENLKQILKSQGSGLDKVLKTTVFLSDMNNFSDMNEVYGSVFGDGNYPARSAIEVARLPKDALVEIEAIAVK; this comes from the coding sequence ATGAAAAAAATTATTGATACAAAAAAGGCACCTGCTGCTATAGGACCATATTCTCAAGGTACTATAGTAGATGGACTGATATTTGTTTCGGGACAGTTACCTATTAATCCTAATACAGGAGCATTTGTAGCTGGGGGAATTAAGGAGCAAACTAATCAATCCCTTGAAAATTTAAAACAAATATTAAAATCTCAAGGATCAGGTCTAGACAAAGTACTAAAGACAACGGTTTTTCTAAGTGATATGAATAATTTTAGCGATATGAATGAGGTATATGGCAGTGTATTTGGAGATGGTAATTATCCAGCGCGATCAGCTATAGAAGTGGCAAGATTACCTAAAGATGCATTGGTAGAGATAGAAGCTATTGCAGTAAAATAG
- a CDS encoding response regulator transcription factor: MAKIFIIEDDKKIRNQLAIFLGRYGYECSYSDDFRNIIEIALNEDPDIILLDINLPYFDGYYICKEIRSISDIPIIVVTSRDTDLDEIMGINLGADDFVTKPYNSQILLARIKSVLNRYRGQNFIEKVEHNGVVLDISKGVVLHEGKETELTKNELRILNLLMKQKGSIVSRNEIMNELWQSDQFIDDNTLTVNIARLREKLKSIGIEDFIMTKRGQGYIVL; encoded by the coding sequence ATGGCAAAAATATTTATAATAGAGGATGATAAAAAAATAAGAAATCAACTAGCTATATTTTTAGGTCGATATGGCTATGAGTGTAGTTATAGTGATGATTTTAGAAATATAATAGAAATAGCATTAAATGAAGATCCAGATATTATACTTTTGGACATTAATCTTCCATATTTTGATGGATATTATATTTGTAAAGAAATTAGAAGTATATCAGATATTCCTATTATTGTGGTTACAAGTAGAGATACGGATTTAGATGAAATTATGGGAATAAATTTAGGTGCAGACGACTTTGTTACTAAGCCTTATAACTCTCAAATTCTCCTTGCAAGGATAAAATCGGTTTTAAATAGATATAGAGGTCAGAATTTTATAGAAAAGGTGGAGCACAATGGTGTTGTACTTGATATATCCAAAGGAGTGGTATTACATGAAGGCAAAGAGACAGAGCTTACAAAAAATGAATTGAGGATATTGAATTTGCTCATGAAACAGAAAGGTAGCATAGTCTCTCGTAATGAAATTATGAATGAGCTTTGGCAGAGTGATCAGTTTATTGATGATAATACGTTGACTGTAAACATTGCAAGACTTCGTGAAAAATTAAAATCTATTGGGATAGAGGACTTTATTATGACTAAAAGAGGTCAGGGGTATATTGTACTATGA
- a CDS encoding sensor histidine kinase, producing the protein MRIIEFLKDKGMFFIIVLLITIFESIILWAFNLNIYIIIVIVTINILGMIFSLTFEYIRKWRFYNDIDTSIRSLDKKYLLSEIISRPSFIEGQIFYDALKFSNKSMNDEILKHEILSQEYKEYIETWVHEVKTPLASSRLIIENNKNEITLNLLEEIEKIDGYIEQALYYSKVNNLESDYIIKKTNLEYIVNEAIKKHSKTLIQNNVKISKRNLDIIVLADIKWIKFVLGQIIENSIKYRKENLDLDFSAEEWDNKVVLYIKDNGIGISDKDIGKVFDKGFTGENGRRFKKSTGIGLYLCNKLCDKMGLEINIQSNIDIGTTVNITFPKNRMINFEES; encoded by the coding sequence ATGAGAATAATAGAATTTTTAAAAGATAAAGGTATGTTTTTTATCATAGTATTATTAATTACTATATTTGAATCAATCATACTTTGGGCATTTAATTTAAATATATATATTATAATAGTGATTGTTACAATAAATATTTTAGGCATGATTTTTTCTTTGACTTTTGAATACATTAGGAAATGGCGTTTTTATAACGATATTGATACAAGTATTAGAAGCCTTGATAAAAAATATCTTTTATCTGAAATTATAAGCAGGCCGAGTTTCATTGAGGGGCAAATATTTTATGATGCACTAAAATTTTCAAATAAATCAATGAATGATGAAATATTAAAGCATGAGATTTTATCTCAAGAGTATAAGGAATATATCGAGACTTGGGTACATGAGGTTAAAACACCCCTTGCATCAAGTAGGCTGATTATTGAAAACAATAAAAATGAGATTACACTTAATTTATTAGAAGAGATTGAAAAAATAGATGGATATATAGAACAGGCACTTTATTATTCTAAAGTAAATAATCTTGAAAGTGATTATATAATCAAGAAAACTAATTTAGAGTATATTGTCAATGAAGCAATAAAAAAACATTCAAAGACTCTTATACAGAATAATGTAAAAATATCTAAAAGAAATCTAGATATAATAGTACTTGCAGATATAAAGTGGATAAAATTTGTTTTAGGTCAAATTATAGAAAATTCAATTAAATATAGGAAAGAAAATTTAGATTTAGATTTTTCTGCAGAAGAATGGGATAATAAAGTAGTACTATATATAAAAGACAATGGAATAGGTATTAGCGATAAAGATATAGGTAAAGTATTTGATAAGGGGTTTACTGGAGAAAATGGACGAAGATTTAAGAAATCCACAGGTATAGGACTTTATCTTTGCAATAAACTTTGTGATAAGATGGGACTAGAAATAAATATTCAATCCAATATTGACATTGGGACTACAGTAAATATTACATTTCCTAAGAATAGAATGATAAATTTTGAAGAATCGTAA
- a CDS encoding tryptophanase, with translation MVAKYVPEPFRIKMVETIKMLSREEREQKIAEAKYNTFNLKGEDVYIDLLTDSGTNAMSQEQWAGVMRGDEAYAGGSSYYKLIDAAQDIFGYKYIQPVHQGRAAEKVLFGLLMKEGQYSISNMHFDTTRAHVELAGGRAIDCVVPEAGDPSKRVPFKGNMDVEKLESLIKKYGADKIAVVIMTITNNSAGGQPVSIKNMKETSKICKKHGIKLCIDAARYAENVYFIKQREKGYEDKSVKEIIKEIFGYADMFTMSAKKDAIVNMGGLVGIKDDEKLFQDCKGRTISFEGFVTYGGLSGRELESLAIGLYEGIDENYLRYRIGQMEYLASRLDEAGITYQSPVGGHGVFVDAKAMFPHIPYYEFPGQALAIELYKEAGIRTCDIGSYMLGNDPDTGEQLHADFEFTRLAIPRRVYTQAHIDVMADALIAIKDRASEVKGYRITWEPPILRHFQASLKPIK, from the coding sequence GTGGTAGCAAAATATGTACCGGAACCATTTAGAATCAAAATGGTAGAGACTATAAAAATGCTCAGTCGTGAGGAAAGGGAACAGAAGATTGCCGAGGCAAAGTATAATACATTTAATCTCAAGGGGGAGGATGTATATATTGACTTATTGACAGATAGCGGAACAAATGCTATGAGTCAAGAGCAATGGGCTGGTGTTATGAGAGGCGATGAAGCATATGCAGGGGGATCAAGCTATTATAAGCTTATAGACGCAGCTCAAGATATCTTTGGCTATAAATATATACAACCAGTACACCAAGGTCGTGCAGCAGAAAAGGTCCTTTTTGGTCTATTGATGAAAGAGGGTCAGTACTCTATTTCAAACATGCATTTTGATACAACAAGGGCCCATGTAGAATTAGCAGGGGGAAGGGCTATTGATTGTGTTGTTCCTGAAGCTGGAGATCCATCTAAAAGGGTACCATTTAAAGGAAATATGGATGTAGAGAAATTAGAATCTTTGATTAAGAAATACGGTGCAGATAAGATTGCTGTTGTTATTATGACAATAACAAATAATTCTGCTGGTGGTCAGCCAGTATCTATAAAAAATATGAAAGAAACATCTAAAATCTGTAAAAAACATGGTATAAAGTTATGTATTGATGCTGCTCGTTATGCAGAAAATGTCTATTTTATCAAGCAAAGGGAAAAAGGATATGAAGATAAATCTGTCAAAGAAATCATAAAGGAAATATTTGGTTATGCAGATATGTTTACTATGAGTGCTAAGAAAGATGCCATTGTAAATATGGGAGGATTAGTTGGAATTAAAGATGATGAAAAATTGTTCCAAGATTGTAAGGGGCGCACTATTTCCTTTGAGGGTTTTGTCACCTATGGTGGTCTTTCAGGTCGTGAACTTGAAAGTTTAGCAATTGGACTTTATGAAGGAATCGATGAAAATTATTTGAGGTATCGCATTGGTCAAATGGAGTATTTAGCCAGTCGTCTTGATGAAGCTGGGATAACATATCAATCACCAGTGGGAGGGCATGGTGTATTTGTAGATGCAAAGGCTATGTTCCCCCATATTCCATATTATGAGTTTCCAGGGCAAGCCCTTGCCATTGAACTGTATAAGGAAGCAGGTATCCGTACATGTGATATAGGTTCTTATATGCTGGGGAATGATCCCGATACAGGGGAACAGCTACATGCTGATTTTGAGTTTACACGATTAGCAATACCACGAAGGGTTTATACACAGGCCCATATCGATGTCATGGCTGATGCATTGATAGCAATTAAAGATAGGGCAAGTGAAGTGAAGGGCTATAGAATTACATGGGAACCACCTATTCTTAGACATTTTCAAGCAAGTTTAAAGCCAATTAAGTAA
- a CDS encoding helix-turn-helix transcriptional regulator — protein sequence MDDLMLKHYSILVEFLGKTLGPDYEIALHDIKDPTNSIVAIANSHVSGRTIGAPMTNLGLNVMSDKSYLDTDYRLNYNGISKEQRILRCSTLFIKDENNELVGMLCINFDDKRYVDISNQILKLCHPDKLIEQNSRHSSINSLLQDAETFSDSIVETTASVLNKVLNENNIPIDRLTQEERLKIVDILNQKGIFMLKGAVSEVAKQLHCSEPSIYRYLNKLNKDKSDD from the coding sequence ATGGATGATCTGATGTTAAAGCACTATAGTATACTTGTAGAATTTTTAGGAAAAACATTGGGACCAGATTATGAAATAGCATTACATGATATCAAAGACCCTACAAATTCCATTGTTGCTATTGCCAATAGTCATGTCAGTGGTAGGACTATTGGTGCTCCGATGACAAATCTGGGTTTAAATGTGATGTCCGATAAGAGTTATCTGGATACTGATTATAGGCTTAACTACAATGGCATTTCTAAAGAACAGCGGATACTGAGATGCTCCACATTATTTATAAAAGATGAAAATAATGAACTTGTAGGTATGTTATGTATCAATTTTGATGATAAAAGATATGTGGACATAAGTAACCAAATACTAAAACTCTGTCATCCTGATAAGTTAATTGAACAAAATAGTAGACACAGTTCTATAAATTCCCTTTTGCAAGATGCAGAGACATTTTCCGACTCCATTGTTGAAACCACAGCATCTGTACTGAATAAAGTTTTAAATGAAAATAATATTCCTATTGACAGACTCACTCAGGAAGAAAGACTTAAAATAGTTGATATTTTAAACCAAAAGGGTATATTTATGCTTAAAGGAGCCGTAAGTGAAGTAGCAAAACAGCTTCATTGTTCAGAACCCAGTATATACAGGTATCTAAATAAGTTAAATAAAGATAAAAGTGATGACTAA
- a CDS encoding TetR/AcrR family transcriptional regulator, with translation MKKLTKRQIQAQNTQQRVYKTAVALMSEKGFQNITVSEICKKAGVSVGTFYNYFESKNDILDEIFKLADDYFYNMVSNQLTGSTAEDKIIEFFHAYAKYNFDNGIDFIKQLFNVHTKVFKAKGRHMQTVLKDIIIQGQKNGEIHGDMSSDEIVEYLFIAVRGIIYDWCLHDGEYGLIEFVNKYVKRLVKIFVY, from the coding sequence ATGAAAAAATTAACTAAGAGACAGATTCAGGCACAAAATACTCAACAACGAGTATATAAAACAGCTGTAGCTTTGATGAGTGAAAAAGGATTTCAAAATATTACAGTATCAGAAATTTGCAAAAAAGCTGGAGTCTCTGTTGGGACTTTTTATAATTATTTTGAATCAAAAAATGATATACTTGATGAAATCTTTAAACTTGCAGATGATTATTTTTATAATATGGTGTCAAATCAATTAACAGGAAGCACTGCTGAAGATAAGATAATTGAATTCTTTCATGCCTATGCTAAATATAATTTCGATAATGGCATTGATTTTATAAAACAGTTATTCAATGTTCACACTAAAGTATTTAAGGCAAAGGGAAGACATATGCAGACCGTATTAAAAGATATTATTATACAAGGTCAAAAAAATGGAGAAATTCATGGGGATATGTCCTCCGATGAAATTGTAGAATATTTATTTATAGCTGTAAGGGGTATCATTTATGACTGGTGTTTACATGACGGTGAATATGGTTTAATAGAATTTGTTAATAAATATGTTAAACGATTAGTTAAGATATTTGTATACTAA